Proteins encoded in a region of the Deltaproteobacteria bacterium genome:
- a CDS encoding glutamate mutase L: protein MKTDPAALRTVLVTDCGSTTTKALLFEKTGEGWRQTHRGEAPTTVEQPVADVTAGALNAFAEVEEISGRKILTPDAGQDGGAPFLESGEDGAHGIDLYLSTSSAGGGLQMTVAGVVRQMSAESAERAALSAGAIVMDAISADDGREDHERIQRLRQLRPDIVLLTGGVDGGSQEHVVEMAETLVAASPRPRFGDTLRLPVIYAGNTEAEDDVRRILEKTAQMAVVDNVRPVLDAENLGPAREAIHEFFLTHVMSHSPGYDKLLRWTPVPVMPTPAAVGDMVREHAASTGQAVLCADIGGATTDVFSVFENRDGEPAFNRTVSANLGMSYSVANVLIEAGVEALRRWLPYEIQPSEVRDRLRNKMIRPTSIPQTLEDLWLEQAVCREALRLALAHHRSLAVGLSGVQQQRGIADIFSQTASRAGLVDMMRLDLVIGSGGVLSHAPDRMSAALMIVEGFELLGFTQIAVDSIFMMPHLGVFASIHPEAAREIFLRDCLVSVAHAVVPVFPRKRPAGSVLAEVFVNGEPAEPFKAGALDRIDLEPGAATRLVVRPARGTIDVGAGAGMPLEREFTAGLCGVILDGRNRPLQTAPYVDEQAAERRAVMAGLGLMES from the coding sequence ATGAAGACGGATCCCGCCGCCCTGCGCACCGTGCTGGTCACGGACTGCGGCTCCACCACCACCAAGGCGCTGCTGTTCGAGAAGACCGGGGAAGGCTGGCGCCAGACGCACCGCGGCGAGGCCCCCACCACCGTGGAGCAGCCGGTGGCGGACGTGACCGCCGGCGCGCTCAACGCCTTCGCGGAGGTGGAGGAGATCAGCGGACGGAAGATCCTGACGCCGGACGCCGGGCAAGACGGTGGGGCGCCGTTCCTCGAATCGGGCGAAGACGGCGCCCACGGCATCGACCTCTACCTCTCCACCAGCTCCGCCGGCGGCGGCTTGCAGATGACCGTGGCCGGGGTGGTGCGCCAGATGAGCGCGGAGTCCGCGGAACGGGCGGCCCTGAGCGCCGGCGCCATCGTCATGGACGCCATCTCCGCGGACGACGGGCGCGAGGACCACGAGCGCATCCAGCGGCTGCGGCAACTGCGGCCCGACATCGTCCTGCTCACCGGCGGCGTGGACGGCGGCTCCCAGGAGCACGTGGTGGAGATGGCGGAGACCCTGGTGGCGGCGTCGCCGCGGCCCCGGTTCGGCGACACGCTGCGACTGCCGGTGATCTACGCGGGCAACACCGAAGCCGAGGACGATGTCCGGCGCATCCTGGAGAAGACCGCCCAGATGGCGGTGGTGGACAACGTGCGCCCCGTCCTCGACGCCGAGAACCTCGGCCCGGCGCGCGAGGCCATCCACGAGTTCTTCCTCACCCACGTCATGAGCCACTCACCGGGCTACGACAAGCTGCTGCGCTGGACGCCGGTGCCGGTGATGCCCACGCCCGCGGCCGTTGGGGACATGGTGCGGGAGCACGCCGCGAGCACCGGACAGGCGGTGCTGTGCGCGGACATCGGCGGCGCCACCACCGACGTGTTCAGCGTCTTCGAGAACCGCGACGGCGAGCCGGCGTTCAACCGCACGGTGAGCGCCAACCTGGGCATGAGCTATTCCGTGGCCAACGTGCTCATCGAGGCCGGCGTCGAAGCCCTCCGCCGTTGGCTCCCCTACGAAATCCAGCCCTCCGAGGTCCGCGACCGGTTGCGCAACAAGATGATCCGGCCCACCTCGATCCCCCAGACCCTGGAGGACCTGTGGCTGGAGCAGGCGGTGTGCCGCGAGGCCCTGCGCCTGGCGCTGGCGCACCATCGCTCCCTCGCGGTGGGGCTCAGCGGCGTGCAGCAGCAGCGCGGCATCGCCGACATCTTCTCGCAGACCGCGAGCCGCGCGGGCCTGGTGGACATGATGCGCCTGGACCTGGTGATCGGCTCCGGCGGCGTCCTGAGCCACGCCCCGGACCGCATGAGCGCCGCGCTCATGATCGTGGAGGGATTCGAGCTGCTGGGCTTCACGCAGATCGCCGTGGACTCCATCTTCATGATGCCCCACCTGGGCGTGTTCGCCTCGATCCACCCCGAAGCCGCGCGCGAGATCTTCCTGCGCGACTGCCTCGTGAGCGTGGCTCATGCGGTGGTGCCGGTGTTCCCACGCAAGCGGCCGGCAGGCTCGGTGCTGGCGGAAGTTTTCGTCAACGGCGAACCCGCCGAACCCTTCAAGGCGGGCGCGCTGGACCGCATCGACCTGGAACCCGGCGCCGCGACCCGGCTCGTCGTCCGGCCCGCGCGCGGAACCATCGACGTGGGCGCCGGCGCGGGCATGCCCCTGGAACGGGAATTCACCGCGGGCCTGTGCGGCGTCATCCTCGACGGCCGCAACCGTCCTCTTCAAACCGCTCCGTACGTTGACGAGCAGGCGGCGGAGCGCCGGGCCGTCATGGCCGGGCTGGGGCTTATGGAGTCATGA
- a CDS encoding extracellular solute-binding protein, giving the protein MQSSRLLGAVLWALALAAAPGVAEASEDARPSHGIAMHGDLKYPPDFKHFDYVNPAAPKGGSVRLQAIGTYDSFNPFIVKGSPAAGIGRIYETLMTGSADEPFSEYGLLAESITVPQDRSWVEFRMRPEARWHDGKPVTVDDVVWTFETLITKAVPFYRGYYGDVKQVEKRDARTVRFTFKSGTNRELPLILGQLIVLPKHYWAERDFTKTTLEAPLGSGPYKVGAFEPGRDVAYERVEDYWGRDLPVNIGRDNFDRIRYDYYRDGTVSVEAFKAGEYDFRDENSSKNWATAYDFPALKQGLVKKEEIPHDRSTGMQAFVFNTRRAIFQDRKVRRALANAFDFEWSNQSLFYGQYTRSRSYFDNSELAATGLPGPEELAVLEPFRGRVPEEVFTQSYKPPATDGSGRIRANLGRAAKLLREAGWSFDKATGKLTHKASGRTMEFEVLLVSPLFERIVLPFAKNLERLGVVATVRTVDSAQYRRRLDDFDFDVVIGTWGQSLSPGNEQRNYWGSDFADRSGSRNLIGIKDPVVDALVEGVINAADRKSLVAHVRALDRVLQWGHWVIPQWHIPYDRLVYWDRFGRPETTPTQGVQFDAWWVDPRKVAELEAKRSGS; this is encoded by the coding sequence ATGCAATCGAGTCGGTTGTTGGGGGCGGTTTTATGGGCGCTGGCGCTCGCCGCCGCGCCGGGTGTAGCGGAGGCGAGCGAGGATGCGCGCCCGAGCCACGGCATCGCCATGCACGGCGACCTGAAGTATCCGCCGGACTTCAAGCACTTCGACTACGTGAATCCCGCCGCGCCCAAGGGCGGCTCCGTCCGTCTTCAGGCCATCGGCACCTACGACAGCTTCAATCCATTCATCGTCAAGGGCAGCCCGGCCGCGGGCATCGGGCGCATCTACGAGACCCTGATGACCGGTTCCGCGGACGAGCCCTTCAGCGAATACGGCCTGCTGGCGGAGAGCATCACCGTCCCCCAGGACCGTTCCTGGGTGGAGTTCCGGATGCGGCCGGAGGCGCGCTGGCATGACGGCAAGCCGGTGACCGTGGACGACGTTGTCTGGACCTTCGAGACTTTGATCACCAAGGCGGTGCCCTTCTACCGCGGTTACTACGGCGACGTGAAGCAGGTGGAGAAGCGCGACGCGCGCACCGTGCGCTTCACGTTCAAGAGCGGCACCAACCGCGAACTGCCGCTGATCCTGGGACAACTGATCGTGCTGCCGAAGCACTACTGGGCGGAGCGGGACTTCACCAAGACCACCCTGGAGGCGCCCCTGGGAAGCGGCCCCTACAAGGTGGGCGCCTTCGAGCCGGGCCGGGACGTGGCGTACGAGCGGGTGGAAGATTATTGGGGGCGGGACCTGCCGGTGAACATCGGCCGGGACAACTTCGACCGCATCCGTTACGACTACTACCGCGACGGCACGGTGTCGGTGGAGGCCTTCAAGGCCGGCGAGTACGACTTCCGCGACGAAAACAGCTCCAAGAACTGGGCCACGGCCTATGACTTCCCCGCGCTGAAGCAGGGGCTGGTGAAGAAGGAGGAGATCCCCCACGACCGTTCCACCGGTATGCAGGCCTTCGTGTTCAACACCCGCCGGGCGATTTTCCAGGACCGCAAGGTGCGCCGGGCGCTGGCCAACGCCTTCGACTTCGAGTGGTCCAACCAGTCCCTCTTCTACGGGCAGTACACCCGCTCCCGGAGCTACTTCGACAACTCGGAACTGGCGGCCACCGGGCTGCCGGGCCCGGAGGAGCTGGCGGTGCTCGAGCCCTTCCGCGGGCGGGTCCCGGAGGAGGTGTTCACCCAGTCCTACAAGCCGCCGGCCACCGACGGTTCCGGGCGCATCCGTGCCAACCTCGGTCGGGCCGCGAAGCTCTTGCGCGAGGCCGGCTGGAGCTTCGACAAGGCCACGGGCAAGCTTACGCACAAGGCCAGCGGCCGGACCATGGAGTTCGAGGTGCTGCTGGTCAGCCCCTTGTTCGAGCGCATCGTGCTGCCTTTCGCGAAGAACCTGGAGCGGCTCGGCGTCGTCGCCACGGTGCGCACGGTGGACAGCGCGCAGTACCGCCGCCGGCTCGATGACTTCGACTTCGACGTGGTCATCGGCACCTGGGGGCAGTCGCTTTCGCCCGGCAACGAGCAGCGGAACTACTGGGGATCGGATTTCGCCGACCGCTCCGGCAGCCGGAACCTGATCGGCATCAAGGACCCGGTGGTGGACGCGCTGGTGGAGGGCGTCATCAACGCCGCCGACCGCAAGAGCCTGGTGGCGCACGTGCGCGCCCTGGACCGGGTACTCCAGTGGGGCCATTGGGTGATCCCGCAGTGGCACATCCCCTACGACCGGCTGGTGTACTGGGACCGCTTCGGCCGCCCCGAGACCACCCCCACCCAGGGAGTGCAGTTCGACGCCTGGTGGGTCGACCCCCGGAAGGTGGCCGAGCTGGAAGCGAAGCGCTCCGGGAGCTGA
- a CDS encoding microcin C ABC transporter permease YejB: MFAYIIRRLLLIIPTLIGIMVLNFVIIHSAPGGPVEQILAKLQQTDVSATERFSGGGDQREVGPSAQQSRDSGTAGRYRGAQGIDPEFIKEIERQFGFDKPPHVRFFLMMGNFLRFDFGDSFFRDRSVVQLVMDKLPVSISLGLWTTLLVYLVSIPLGVAKAVRDGTRFDVWTSGAVIVGNAVPGFLFAILLIVLFAGGRYFDWFPLRGLVSDNWSELGFWQRIVDYLWHITLPVMSMVIGGFAGLTMLTKNSFLDQINQQYVMTARAKGLSERRVLYRHVFRNAMLIVIAGFPGAFVGILFTGALLTEVIFSLDGVGLLGFEAAINRDYPVMFGTLYFFTLLGLVMKLVEDLTYVVVDPRIDFESRET, encoded by the coding sequence ATGTTCGCCTACATCATCCGCCGGCTGCTGCTGATCATCCCGACGCTGATCGGGATCATGGTGCTGAACTTCGTGATCATCCACTCGGCGCCCGGCGGGCCGGTGGAACAGATCCTGGCGAAGCTCCAGCAGACGGACGTGTCCGCCACCGAACGGTTCAGCGGCGGCGGCGACCAGCGGGAGGTGGGACCGTCGGCCCAGCAGTCAAGGGACAGCGGCACCGCCGGGCGCTACCGCGGCGCCCAGGGCATCGACCCCGAGTTCATCAAGGAAATCGAGCGCCAGTTCGGCTTCGACAAGCCGCCCCACGTGCGCTTCTTCCTGATGATGGGGAACTTCCTGCGCTTCGACTTCGGCGACAGCTTCTTCCGCGACCGCTCCGTGGTGCAACTGGTGATGGACAAGCTGCCCGTGTCCATCTCCCTGGGGCTCTGGACCACGCTGCTGGTGTACCTGGTTTCCATCCCACTGGGCGTGGCCAAGGCCGTGCGCGACGGCACGCGCTTCGACGTGTGGACCTCCGGTGCCGTGATCGTCGGCAACGCGGTGCCGGGGTTCCTTTTTGCCATCCTGCTCATCGTGCTGTTCGCCGGCGGGCGCTACTTCGATTGGTTCCCGCTGCGCGGCCTGGTGTCCGACAACTGGAGCGAACTGGGTTTCTGGCAGCGCATCGTCGACTACCTCTGGCACATCACCCTGCCGGTGATGTCCATGGTCATCGGCGGCTTCGCCGGCCTCACGATGCTCACCAAGAACTCGTTCCTGGACCAGATCAACCAGCAATACGTCATGACGGCGCGCGCCAAGGGGTTGAGCGAGCGGCGGGTGCTCTACCGGCACGTGTTCCGCAACGCCATGCTCATCGTCATCGCCGGTTTTCCCGGCGCCTTCGTCGGCATCCTGTTCACCGGCGCGCTCCTCACCGAGGTGATCTTCTCGCTGGACGGCGTGGGCCTGCTGGGGTTCGAGGCGGCCATCAACCGCGACTACCCGGTGATGTTCGGCACGCTCTATTTCTTCACGCTGCTGGGTCTGGTGATGAAGCTGGTGGAGGACCTCACCTACGTGGTGGTGGACCCGCGCATCGACTTCGAGAGCCGGGAAACCTGA
- a CDS encoding ABC transporter ATP-binding protein has product MAPEAAGSARGSAPGANTALLAIDDLGVRFGAGAGAVEAVDGVSLTIRKGETVALVGESGSGKSATALSVLQLLPYPAASHPRGSIRFQGTELLGGAPRDLQEIRGDRIAMIFQEPMTSLNPLHTIARQIGETLKLHKGLDGAAATERTLELLRLVGIAEPERRLGAYPHELSGGQRQRVMIAMALANEPDLLIADEPTTALDVTIQAQLLELLVSLQRRLGMAILFITHDMGIVRRLADRLCIMQRGKIVEGGATADVLERPQHPYTRHLLASTPKGAPAPPDTGGAPLVACDDLKVWYPIKAGLLRRTVDHVRAVDGISMELHPGQTVGVVGESGSGKTTLGLALLRLTGSNGSVRFDAREIQGLRSRALRPLRRDMQVVFQDPYGSLNPRLSVAQIIEEGLVVHGLGRAAEERDALIVEALREVELEPEARHRYPHEFSGGQRQRIAIARAMVLKPRFVVLDEPTSALDVSVQAQIVALLRRLQEQHRCAYLFISHDLKVVRAMSHHVLVVHKGVVVEQGPASAIFETPRHEYTKELVAAAFDI; this is encoded by the coding sequence ATGGCGCCGGAAGCGGCCGGCAGCGCGCGCGGCAGCGCCCCCGGAGCCAACACGGCCCTGCTCGCCATCGACGACCTGGGGGTGCGCTTCGGCGCGGGGGCCGGCGCCGTGGAAGCCGTGGACGGGGTCTCCCTCACCATTCGCAAGGGCGAGACCGTGGCGCTGGTGGGTGAGAGCGGCTCGGGCAAGTCGGCCACGGCACTGTCGGTCCTGCAACTCCTCCCCTACCCCGCCGCCAGCCACCCGCGCGGCAGCATCCGCTTCCAGGGGACCGAGCTGCTGGGCGGCGCGCCACGGGACCTCCAGGAGATACGCGGCGACCGTATCGCCATGATCTTCCAGGAACCCATGACCTCGCTCAACCCGCTGCACACCATCGCGCGCCAGATCGGCGAGACCCTGAAGCTGCACAAGGGGCTCGACGGCGCCGCGGCCACGGAGCGCACCCTGGAGCTGCTGCGGCTCGTGGGCATCGCCGAGCCCGAGCGCCGCCTGGGCGCCTACCCGCACGAGTTGTCGGGAGGTCAGCGCCAGCGGGTGATGATCGCCATGGCCCTGGCCAACGAGCCCGACCTGCTCATCGCGGACGAGCCCACCACCGCCCTCGACGTGACCATCCAGGCGCAGTTGCTGGAGCTGCTCGTGAGCTTGCAGCGGCGGCTGGGCATGGCGATCCTGTTCATCACCCACGACATGGGCATCGTGCGCCGGCTGGCGGACCGCCTGTGCATCATGCAGCGCGGCAAGATCGTGGAAGGGGGCGCCACCGCCGACGTGTTGGAGCGGCCCCAGCACCCCTACACGCGCCACCTGCTGGCGTCGACCCCCAAGGGCGCGCCGGCCCCTCCCGACACCGGCGGCGCGCCGCTGGTGGCATGCGACGACCTCAAGGTCTGGTACCCCATCAAGGCGGGCCTCCTCCGGCGCACGGTGGACCACGTGCGCGCCGTGGACGGCATCTCCATGGAACTCCACCCGGGACAGACCGTGGGCGTGGTGGGAGAGAGCGGCTCGGGCAAGACCACGCTGGGGCTGGCGCTGCTGCGCCTCACCGGCAGCAACGGCTCGGTGCGCTTCGACGCCCGCGAGATCCAGGGACTGCGCTCACGCGCCCTGCGGCCGCTGCGGCGCGACATGCAGGTGGTGTTCCAGGACCCCTACGGGTCGCTCAACCCGCGCCTGTCCGTGGCGCAGATCATCGAGGAGGGCCTGGTGGTCCACGGGCTCGGGCGCGCGGCCGAGGAGCGCGACGCGCTCATCGTCGAAGCCCTGCGGGAGGTGGAGCTGGAGCCCGAGGCGCGCCACCGCTATCCCCACGAGTTCTCGGGCGGCCAGCGCCAGCGCATCGCCATCGCCCGGGCCATGGTGCTCAAACCGCGTTTCGTGGTGCTCGACGAGCCCACCTCCGCCCTCGACGTGTCCGTGCAGGCCCAGATCGTCGCGCTGCTGCGACGGCTCCAGGAGCAGCACCGCTGCGCCTACCTGTTCATCAGCCACGACCTCAAGGTCGTGCGCGCCATGAGCCACCACGTCCTGGTGGTGCACAAGGGCGTCGTCGTCGAGCAGGGTCCGGCCTCGGCCATCTTCGAGACCCCGCGGCATGAATACACGAAGGAACTCGTGGCCGCCGCGTTCGATATTTGA
- a CDS encoding tetratricopeptide repeat protein: MWQLLWGILFSLLVAACLPVDEVAQGPPGPFGDDAKVAVPAEAQAMYRYMRARMDVLDGDFQAAHEHYEAVREHDPDSALVRARLAGSHLVLGAIDDALREAKAAVRLNGQEPDNRRLLAGLYGATGRVDEAIREYRKLLELDPEDSQSLLYLGAIHLAEGDYEQARESLERYKKRNSSSPLGPYYLGRVLVSSGELSLAEESYAAALKLHPSSAPVLAELALVQEFRGRRDEALKTYEKLLKADSRNEWAGKRIKALRAGGEDLADARAEFDRRGDQEASPGAARMKMGLVYYELGSLEAAVSEFRLALAERPEDQRVRFFLGLTLARLEDEEGAATHFRRIPRDSQYFVDARVQLASIYQGQERYPEAVGAIREALEVDDRRRGELLRFLVEIYRKAKDLPNAIEVMHEVVELDPENDRVYFTLGALYDESKDKDKTIEYMRKAVELNPDSAPALNYLGYTYADLGVELDRAEELIVRALEISPNDGYYIDSLGWVYYQKGDYERAIEQLERAVSLVVDDPIIIEHLGDAYLKVGETDKALRSYRDALKAATEDEQVERIQGKIHQLEPAI, from the coding sequence ATGTGGCAACTCCTCTGGGGAATCCTGTTCAGCTTGCTTGTCGCGGCCTGTCTTCCCGTGGATGAAGTCGCGCAGGGGCCCCCGGGTCCCTTTGGGGACGACGCCAAGGTCGCCGTCCCGGCGGAAGCACAGGCCATGTACCGCTATATGCGCGCCCGCATGGACGTGCTCGACGGCGACTTCCAGGCGGCACACGAGCACTATGAGGCAGTGCGGGAGCATGACCCCGACAGCGCCTTGGTGCGCGCGCGCCTGGCCGGGTCGCATCTCGTCCTCGGTGCGATCGACGACGCCCTGCGCGAGGCGAAGGCCGCCGTGCGGTTGAACGGCCAGGAGCCGGATAACCGCCGCCTGTTGGCCGGGCTCTACGGGGCCACCGGCAGGGTGGACGAAGCGATCCGGGAATACCGGAAGCTGCTGGAGCTGGACCCCGAGGATTCGCAGTCGCTCCTGTACCTCGGCGCGATCCATCTGGCCGAGGGCGACTACGAACAGGCGCGGGAGAGCCTGGAGCGTTACAAGAAACGCAATTCTTCATCGCCGTTGGGCCCGTATTACCTCGGCCGGGTCCTGGTGAGTTCCGGCGAGTTGTCGCTCGCGGAGGAGAGTTATGCCGCGGCCCTCAAGCTGCACCCTTCCTCCGCGCCCGTGTTGGCGGAACTGGCGCTGGTGCAGGAGTTCCGCGGTCGCCGTGACGAGGCTCTCAAGACCTACGAGAAACTCCTGAAGGCCGACTCGCGGAACGAGTGGGCGGGCAAACGCATCAAGGCCCTGCGCGCAGGCGGCGAGGATCTTGCCGATGCACGGGCCGAGTTCGACCGCCGCGGGGATCAAGAGGCCTCGCCCGGGGCGGCGCGGATGAAGATGGGGCTCGTCTACTACGAGCTGGGTAGCCTGGAGGCCGCGGTCTCTGAGTTCAGGCTCGCCCTGGCGGAACGGCCGGAGGACCAACGCGTTCGGTTTTTCCTGGGCCTGACGCTAGCCCGGCTGGAAGACGAGGAAGGCGCCGCGACGCATTTCCGGCGCATCCCCCGGGACAGCCAGTATTTCGTCGATGCGCGGGTCCAACTCGCGTCGATCTACCAGGGACAGGAGCGGTACCCCGAGGCGGTGGGCGCCATCCGTGAGGCGTTGGAGGTGGACGACCGGCGACGCGGGGAGTTGCTGCGTTTTCTGGTCGAGATCTACCGCAAGGCCAAGGATCTTCCGAACGCCATCGAGGTCATGCACGAGGTGGTGGAACTGGACCCCGAGAATGATCGCGTCTACTTCACGTTGGGGGCGCTTTACGACGAGAGCAAGGACAAGGACAAGACCATCGAATACATGCGGAAGGCCGTCGAGCTCAACCCGGACAGCGCGCCCGCGCTGAACTATCTGGGCTACACCTACGCCGATTTGGGCGTGGAGCTCGACCGCGCGGAGGAGCTGATCGTCCGGGCGCTGGAGATCTCCCCTAACGACGGATACTACATCGACAGCTTGGGGTGGGTGTACTACCAGAAGGGGGACTACGAGAGGGCCATCGAGCAGCTCGAGAGGGCGGTGAGCCTCGTGGTGGACGACCCGATCATCATCGAGCACCTCGGCGACGCGTATCTCAAGGTCGGAGAGACGGACAAGGCGCTACGTAGCTATCGCGACGCGTTGAAGGCGGCCACCGAGGATGAACAAGTGGAGCGGATCCAAGGGAAGATCCATCAACTGGAGCCGGCAATTTGA
- the ligA gene encoding NAD-dependent DNA ligase LigA: MEALKEEIRELTARVEEHSYRYHVLDAPVVTDSEYDEMFRRLTRLEQEHPELALPNSPTSKVGGPPVERFATVRHTLPMLSLDNVTSPDELADFEQRIQRFLKTDDPLEYVVEPKIDGVGVELVYEDGVLAVGSTRGDGTDGEDITQNVRTIRSVALSLRRDGAPVPRLLAVRGEIFYPTEGFRRLNNQREEAGEYVFANPRNAAAGALKQLDSKITASRPLDMFCHGMGVVEPAAFASQADFLATLQDWGLKPVPLTRVCRGVDEIVAYQEEMEERRDALPFEIDGVVLKVNSLELQRRLGQIARSPRWAMAYKFKPRQSTTRILDIHPQVGRTGTLTPVAHLDPVQLAGVTVRNASLHNMDEIERKDIRIGDTIVIERAGDVIPYVVRVVEEERDGSERVFEMPSQCPRCGSQVYREEGEAAYRCVGLSCPAKLKESLKFFGSRNALDIEGLGEKLIEQLVEKELVADSADLYGLDEETLASLERMGAKSAQNLIRELGRSKDTSLARFVTALGIRHVGEATAKVLAEHFGSLDGIMGAEEEALTEVRDVGPEVAKSIAGFFAEPGNRRVIEKLLAAGFRLKAEAPAEGALTGLSFVLTGSLETMSRSEAQKSIVAAGGRVSGSVSGKTDYVVVGVDPGSKAAKAEELGVRVLDEDGLRAMLEGGGGGPDGMGGQAPG, encoded by the coding sequence CTGGAGGCGTTGAAGGAGGAGATCCGGGAGCTGACCGCGCGGGTGGAGGAGCACAGCTACCGCTACCACGTCCTCGATGCGCCGGTCGTCACCGATTCCGAATATGATGAAATGTTCCGGCGGCTGACCCGGCTGGAGCAGGAGCACCCGGAGCTGGCGTTGCCCAACTCCCCCACCAGCAAGGTGGGAGGGCCGCCGGTGGAGCGGTTCGCCACGGTGCGGCACACCCTGCCCATGCTGTCGCTGGACAACGTGACCAGCCCGGACGAGCTGGCGGACTTCGAGCAGCGTATTCAGCGGTTCCTCAAGACCGACGATCCCCTGGAATACGTCGTGGAGCCCAAGATCGACGGCGTGGGCGTCGAGCTGGTGTACGAGGACGGCGTCCTTGCGGTGGGCTCCACACGGGGCGACGGCACGGACGGCGAGGACATCACGCAGAACGTGCGCACGATCCGCTCGGTGGCGCTCTCACTGAGACGGGACGGCGCGCCCGTGCCGCGGCTCCTGGCGGTGCGCGGCGAGATCTTCTACCCCACCGAAGGCTTCCGGCGCCTCAACAACCAACGCGAGGAGGCGGGCGAGTACGTGTTCGCCAATCCGCGCAACGCCGCCGCGGGGGCCCTCAAGCAACTCGACTCGAAGATCACCGCCAGCCGGCCCCTGGACATGTTCTGCCACGGCATGGGCGTGGTGGAGCCGGCGGCGTTCGCCAGCCAGGCGGACTTCCTCGCGACGCTCCAGGACTGGGGGCTCAAGCCCGTGCCGCTCACGCGGGTGTGCCGCGGCGTGGACGAGATCGTCGCCTACCAGGAGGAGATGGAAGAGCGGCGCGACGCGCTGCCCTTCGAGATCGACGGCGTGGTCCTGAAGGTCAACAGCCTGGAATTGCAGCGGCGCCTGGGGCAGATCGCGCGCTCGCCGCGCTGGGCCATGGCCTACAAGTTCAAACCGCGCCAGTCCACCACGCGCATCCTCGACATCCATCCGCAGGTGGGGCGCACCGGCACCCTCACCCCCGTGGCGCATCTCGATCCTGTGCAGTTGGCGGGGGTGACGGTGCGGAACGCGTCGCTGCACAACATGGACGAGATCGAGCGCAAGGACATCCGCATCGGCGACACCATCGTCATCGAGCGCGCGGGCGACGTGATCCCGTACGTGGTCCGTGTGGTGGAGGAGGAGAGGGACGGGAGCGAGCGGGTCTTCGAGATGCCCTCGCAATGCCCGCGGTGCGGTTCCCAGGTGTACCGCGAGGAGGGGGAGGCGGCGTACCGCTGCGTGGGGTTGTCGTGTCCCGCCAAGCTGAAGGAGAGCCTCAAGTTCTTCGGATCGCGCAACGCGCTGGACATCGAGGGGCTGGGGGAGAAGCTCATCGAGCAGTTGGTGGAAAAGGAACTGGTGGCGGACAGCGCGGACCTTTACGGCCTGGACGAGGAGACGCTGGCGTCGCTGGAGCGCATGGGCGCGAAGTCGGCGCAGAATTTGATCCGCGAGCTGGGGCGCAGCAAGGACACGTCTCTGGCTCGTTTCGTGACCGCGTTGGGGATCCGCCACGTGGGGGAGGCGACGGCCAAGGTGCTGGCGGAGCACTTCGGCAGCCTCGACGGGATCATGGGGGCGGAGGAGGAGGCGTTGACGGAGGTGCGGGACGTGGGGCCGGAGGTGGCCAAGAGCATCGCGGGCTTTTTCGCGGAGCCGGGAAACCGGAGGGTCATCGAGAAGCTGCTGGCGGCGGGGTTCCGGCTGAAGGCGGAGGCTCCGGCGGAGGGGGCGCTCACGGGGTTGAGCTTCGTGCTTACGGGGAGCCTTGAGACCATGTCGCGTAGCGAGGCGCAGAAATCCATCGTTGCGGCGGGCGGGCGCGTGTCGGGTAGCGTTAGTGGGAAGACGGACTATGTGGTGGTGGGGGTTGATCCGGGGTCCAAGGCTGCGAAGGCGGAGGAGTTGGGGGTTCGGGTGCTTGATGAGGATGGGTTGAGGGCGATGTTGGAGGGGGGTGGTGGAGGGCCGGACGGGATGGGAGGACAGGCCCCGGGATGA